A genomic region of Conger conger chromosome 6, fConCon1.1, whole genome shotgun sequence contains the following coding sequences:
- the myrf gene encoding myelin regulatory factor, with the protein MDVVDETEALQRFFEGHDINSSLEPANIDTSILEEYIQKEDDSTDICFTEVHSAPGPSYSSPQVGVSSGGVVCGVSPPIPLRQGAQPPLPPPCQGPYPPPPPLGLLRHSYTCLGPQQQQQQSHVKTEHSAHYAPGTLPESPPDSSSEPYSPQQVNDSHLLRTMTPENMCHMTPPPPPPPHPHYPSMQRDMYLKPEPIISQYPIGPTMGGGGATDMQQTQMLHQLLQHPQGQDGMPVHPAKKRKHSDSPPSTLNAQILSGIIKQEPGLLQDAENSYLDPNYQCIKWQPHQQNKWTPLYDVNCKELPMPTYRVDADKGFNFSVPDDAFVCQKKNHFQVTVYIGMLGDPKYVKTSEGLQPIDCFYLKLNGVKLEAMNQSINVEQSQSDRSKRPFKPVLVTLPPDQVTKVTVGRLHFSETTANNMRKKGKPNPDQRYFMLVVALQAQSHSQSVTVAAQVSERIIVRVTSASNPGQFESDSEVLWQRGQLPDSVYHHGRVGINTDRPDEAMVIHGNLKVMGSLVHPSDIRAKENVQEVDTTDNLKRISQMRLVHYQYKPEFAATVGIENTAETGVIAQEVQQILPDAVKEGGDVVCANGETIPNLLVVNKDRIFMENVGAVKELCKLTDNLETRIDELERWSRKLAKLRRLDSMKSTVSGGSVSQSGSQFSRTGSGPLKKRPVKSGSKSPSPEHNCISRRFLQGTILALVIVMAFSVISMSVLYVLTLHHRGDVTETNGPVSLCTLSLSWTPILTATVVFCPSVCPWSLSGLGSSRKSTYNPRPPTPPAQAASPPSPSLPKQAACCVSTTATSNQSDDSQLQTINQSTTGVSSPVPTPGVSRKKAKSRMVEKEGRFRNRVSHTSPPAYLTKDKRVPPVDLEDMGVSNFLPGAQQQLSRRQRSASAAGQSPTPLLIGLRILETDQPIITQYCPSPDSCRAGVYSYAAALHRNSTVPSHITLHMSSNVSVLVLQCSVTRGRPCHDHIETENSSEEVAFTKGTEHLWPVPVQSFQEITYHFRVALSREISCGDEGDKRTGPYSDYHFLFQSSCE; encoded by the exons gtcatgATATCAACAGCTCCTTAGAGCCAGCCAACATTGACACCAGTATCCTGGAGGAGTACATCCAGAAAGAAGACGACAGCACTGACAT CTGTTTCACGGAGGTACACAGTGCCCCCGGCCCCAGCTACTCCTCCCCTCAGGTGGGGGTGTCCTccgggggggtggtgtgtggtgtgagcccccccatccccctccgTCAGGGGGCCCAGCCACCTCTGCCACCTCCCTGCCAGGGGCCCtacccccctccgcccccgctGGGGCTCCTGAGGCACAGCTACACCTGCCTGgggccacagcagcagcagcagcaatcGCACGTCAAGACCGAGCACTCCGCCCACTACGCCCCCGG CACACTACCTGAGTCACCCCCAGACTCCAGCTCGGAACCCTACTCCCCCCAGCAAGTGAATG ACTCTCACCTTCTTAGGACAATGACTCCTGAGAACATGTGTCACATgacccccccgccgccccctcccccgcacccccactatcccagcatgcagcggGACATGTATCTGAAGCCGGAGCCCATCATATCGCAGTACCCCATTGGCCCGACcatgggcgggggcggggccaccGACATGCAGCAGACCCAGATGCTCCATCAGCTGCTGCAGCACCCCCAGGGGcaaga TGGTATGCCGGTCCACCCGGCAAAAAAGCGGAAGCACTCAGACTCTCCCCCCAGCACTCTGAATGCACAGATCCTCTCTGGCATCATCAAACAAGAGCCAG GTTTGTTGCAGGACGCAGAAAACTCTTACCTGGACCCCAATTACCAGTGTATAAAATGGCAGCCGCACCAGCAGAACAAGTGGACTCCATTGTACGATGTCAACTGCAAAGAGCT CCCGATGCCCACCTACCGCGTGGACGCCGACAAGGGCTTCAACTTCTCCGTGCCGGACGACGCCTTTGTGTGTCAGAAGAAGAACCACTTCCAGGTGACGGTGTACATCGGCATGCTGGGGGACCCAAAGTACGTGAAGACCAGCGAGGGGTTGCAGCCCATTGACTGCTTCTACCTCAAACTCAACGGAGTcaag CTGGAAGCCATGAACCAGTCCATTAACGTGGAGCAGTCCCAGTCTGACCGCAGCAAGAGACCCTTCAAACCGGTGCT GGTGACTCTGCCCCCGGACCAGGTAACCAAGGTGACGGTGGGGCGACTGCACTTCAGCGAGACCACGGCCAACAACATGAGGAAGAAGGGCAAGCCCAACCCAGACCAGAG gtacttCATGTTGGTGGTGGCTCTCCAGGCTCAGTCTCACAGTCAGAGCGTCACTGTGGCCGCTCAGGTGTCCGAGAGGATCATCGTCAGGGTAACCTCT GCCTCGAACCCCGGGCAGTTTGAGAGTGACAGCGAGGTGCTCTGGCAGCGGGGTCAGCTGCCAGACTCAGTGTACCACCACGGCCGAGTGGGCATCAACACCGACCGGCCTGACGAAGCCATGGTCATCCACGGCAACCTGAAGGTCATGGGCTCCCTGGTGCACCCCTCCGACATTCGCGCCAAGGAGAACGTCCAGGAG GTCGACACCACAGACAATTTGAAGCGGATCTCTCAGATGCGACTGGTGCATTATCAGTACAAGCCTGAGTTTGCAGCCACTGTGGGCATTGAAAACACAGCTGAGACAG GAGTGATTGCCCAGGAGGTGCAGCAGATTCTCCCAGATGCAGTGAAGGAAGGAGGTGACGTGGTGTGTGCCAATGGGGAGACCATCCCCAACCTGCTAGTGGTCAACAAG GACCGCATATTCATGGAGAACGTGGGCGCGGTGAAGGAGCTGTGCAAGCTGACGGATAACCTGGAGACGCGCATCGACGAGCTGGAGCGCTGGAGCCGCAAGCTGGCCAAACTGCGCCGCCTGGACAGCATGAAGAGCACCGTGAGCGGGGGCTCCGTCAG ccaatcaggaagTCAGTTCAGCCGTACAGGAAGTGGTCCATTGAAGAAAAGGCCAGTCAAATCCGGGAGCAAG AGCCCCTCACCTGAGCACAACTGCATCAGCCGCAGGTTCCTGCAGGGCACCATCCTCGCCCTCGTCATCGTCATGGCCTTCAG TGTCATCTCCATGTCTGTCCTCTATGTGCTGACCCTACATCACcgtggtgatgtcacagagacAAACGG CCCCGTGTCTCTCTGCACTCTTTCACTGTCCTGGACGCCCATCCTCACTGCCACTGTCGTCttctgtccgtctgtgtgtccctg GTCCCTTTCAGGATTGGGTTCATCTCGTAAATCCACTTACAACCCCAGGCCTCCCACCCCGCCAGCACAAG CTGCAAGTCCGCCTTCCCCTTCCCTGCCCAAGCAAGCGGCTTGTTGCGTCTCCACAACTGCTACGAGCAACCAGTCAGACGATAGCCAGCTCCAAACCATCAACCAGTCCACCACAG gtgtcaGCAGTCCCGTGCCCACGCCGGGCGTCTCCAGGAAGAAAGCGAAGTCCCGCATGGTCGAGAAGGAAGGCCGCTTTAGGAACCGGGTCAGCCACACCTCTCCCCCCGCCTACCTGACCAAGGACAAGAGAGTCCCGCCTGTGGACTTGGAGGACATGGGCGTCAGCAACTTCCTGCCGGGGGCTCAACAGCAGCTGTCCCGCAGACAGCGCAGCGCGAGTGCTGCGG GTCAGAGCCCCACCCCCTTGCTGATAGGCCTGCGGATCTTGGAGACCGACCAACCAATCATAACACAGTATTGTCCATCTCCTGACagctgcag GGCGGGGGTCTACAGCTACGCTGCAGCGCTCCATAGAAACAGCACTGTTCCATCACACATCACTCTGCACATGAG CTCCAACGTCAGTGTCCTGGTGTTACAGTGCAGTGTCACCAGGGGGCGCCCATGTCACGACCACATCGAGACCGAGAATAGCAGCGAGGAGGTGGCCTTCACCAAG GGGACGGAGCACCTGTGGCCCGTGCCTGTGCAGTCATTCCAGGAAATTACTTACCACTTCCGTGTGGCTCTGTCT AGGGAAATAAGCTGTGGGGATGAAGGAGACAAAAGAACGGGCCCATACTCCGAttaccacttcctgttccagagCAGCTGCGAATGA